From one Tsukamurella tyrosinosolvens genomic stretch:
- a CDS encoding GAF domain-containing protein: MAKTHEWLLIETLDERTEPTVIAQGSRVRKMVPLHVIFDRNPKRLVQVSEAVRQVAATGTTVVEPAGDLVFVAEPAALHNGRVHGVWVRFGPPGEAAPPRNRTWGFVWNLTRGIANKSKGLLPDDSEETTWSIAEAYAVLANRPDAVETMAKVINADPGTTHQATWNQRREEGPEHAVNFAVRILEERNADGKMDRILRGISNDLGPAKPDEPSTRRPILLAELIAAAEAAEGEYRAVVDPRTLRLIDWYGDPMPELAWRYEPGDPELVHPDDRARALEMMTLLGKQSRIEMDVRLRLESGDYGVFHAVGKLMVLDNRTNAALVALTRPSDS; encoded by the coding sequence ATGGCTAAGACCCACGAGTGGCTGTTGATCGAAACCCTCGACGAGCGCACGGAGCCCACGGTCATTGCGCAAGGCTCCCGCGTGCGCAAGATGGTCCCGCTGCACGTGATCTTCGACCGGAACCCGAAACGCCTGGTGCAGGTGTCCGAGGCGGTCCGCCAGGTGGCAGCCACCGGTACCACCGTAGTCGAGCCCGCTGGCGACCTGGTGTTCGTCGCCGAGCCCGCGGCTCTCCACAACGGAAGAGTTCACGGGGTGTGGGTCCGCTTCGGACCGCCCGGTGAAGCGGCGCCGCCGAGGAACCGGACCTGGGGATTCGTGTGGAACCTGACGCGTGGGATCGCGAACAAGAGCAAGGGGCTGTTGCCCGACGACAGCGAAGAGACGACCTGGTCGATCGCTGAGGCGTACGCGGTCCTGGCGAACCGGCCCGACGCCGTCGAGACAATGGCGAAGGTGATCAACGCGGACCCCGGAACCACACATCAAGCGACGTGGAATCAGCGCCGTGAGGAAGGACCGGAGCACGCGGTCAACTTCGCGGTGCGCATCCTCGAGGAGCGAAACGCCGACGGCAAAATGGATCGGATCCTCCGGGGGATCTCCAACGACCTCGGCCCGGCTAAGCCAGACGAGCCAAGCACCCGGCGCCCGATCCTCCTGGCCGAGCTGATCGCCGCCGCCGAAGCCGCCGAAGGTGAGTACCGCGCGGTTGTCGACCCTCGAACTCTGCGGCTGATCGACTGGTACGGAGATCCCATGCCGGAGCTGGCTTGGAGGTACGAGCCCGGAGATCCGGAGCTGGTCCACCCTGACGACCGTGCCCGCGCGCTCGAGATGATGACTCTTCTCGGGAAGCAGAGCCGAATCGAGATGGACGTGCGTTTGCGGCTGGAGTCCGGCGACTACGGGGTCTTCCACGCCGTCGGAAAGCTGATGGTCCTCGACAACCGAACCAACGCCGCCCTGGTCGCGCTGACGCGACCCTCCGACTCCTGA
- a CDS encoding cytochrome P450 — MGLSHLGTSAVIDNRTPTCKPWYSRSSMNVRFGEIHQNASSTRREVDIVEESGQTPARIVTVRLNDEYFTNPHAVVAGLLRQGPIHRFESGNGTAGWFIVGHRAGQSVLADSRFEKSRSSMTAGGGRAAGGLRGLLRRLQRWASGVTVSHMLSVDGADHTRLRHVAAGPFTQKAVRGLTPEIVRRAEALVDALDVTRPADVVSKLAFPLPMSVICGILGLPDKHAARLGRASEVLGDVLVAERSELRAATGTFLRLLVPPLLLGVILGQGDGLLRQLAQAVRRREISFFEAVSTATLLVIAGHETTSSLIAHAALRVVDSPELRRKITAGDVAALDSLIEETARLDPPLPVTTLRYTSEAVELEGVTIAAGDWVMVSLLGANLDPARVTEPAQFDAGRHPNPHMSFGYGIHYCVGSHLARAEARAAITALLTRYPDIALDVDRADLEWRRSVVFRQVRQLPVTLGRPTGRPRSGQAA; from the coding sequence GTGGGTCTTAGCCATCTCGGAACCTCCGCAGTCATCGACAATCGGACACCTACGTGCAAGCCTTGGTATAGCAGATCAAGCATGAACGTTCGTTTCGGTGAGATCCACCAGAATGCGAGCAGCACACGCCGAGAGGTCGACATAGTGGAAGAATCCGGTCAGACACCGGCGCGGATCGTGACGGTGCGGCTGAACGACGAGTACTTCACCAACCCACACGCCGTCGTCGCTGGTCTACTGAGGCAGGGTCCGATTCACCGATTCGAGTCTGGCAACGGCACTGCCGGCTGGTTCATCGTGGGGCACCGAGCCGGCCAATCCGTGCTCGCCGATTCGCGCTTCGAGAAGTCCCGGTCGTCTATGACCGCCGGCGGTGGCCGCGCCGCAGGCGGCCTGCGGGGGCTTCTACGTCGCCTCCAGCGGTGGGCCTCCGGTGTCACCGTCTCGCACATGCTGTCCGTCGACGGTGCGGACCACACGCGCCTGCGGCACGTCGCTGCGGGCCCGTTCACGCAGAAGGCAGTTCGCGGTCTCACACCCGAGATCGTCCGTCGAGCTGAGGCACTCGTCGACGCGCTGGACGTGACCCGCCCCGCGGACGTCGTCTCGAAGCTGGCGTTCCCGCTCCCCATGTCGGTGATCTGCGGGATCCTCGGGCTTCCGGACAAGCACGCGGCGCGCCTCGGCCGCGCGAGCGAGGTTCTCGGTGATGTCCTGGTCGCCGAGCGGTCCGAGCTCCGCGCCGCCACCGGCACCTTCCTCCGTCTCCTGGTTCCGCCGCTGCTGCTCGGTGTGATCCTCGGTCAAGGTGACGGGCTTCTGAGGCAGCTCGCGCAGGCGGTGCGCAGACGTGAGATCTCGTTCTTCGAGGCGGTGTCGACTGCGACGCTTCTCGTTATCGCCGGCCACGAGACGACCTCCAGCCTCATTGCCCACGCGGCGCTGCGCGTCGTGGACTCCCCCGAGCTGCGGCGCAAGATCACCGCCGGTGACGTAGCGGCGCTCGACAGCCTCATCGAGGAGACGGCGCGCCTGGACCCGCCGCTTCCGGTCACGACGCTGCGGTACACCTCCGAGGCCGTCGAGCTGGAGGGGGTCACCATCGCGGCCGGCGACTGGGTGATGGTCTCACTTCTGGGGGCGAACCTGGATCCGGCGAGGGTCACGGAGCCGGCGCAGTTCGACGCTGGACGCCATCCGAACCCGCACATGAGCTTCGGATACGGGATCCACTACTGCGTGGGGTCGCATCTGGCACGGGCAGAGGCCCGAGCCGCGATCACCGCGCTGCTGACGCGGTACCCGGACATCGCGTTGGACGTCGACCGCGCCGATCTCGAGTGGAGGCGCAGCGTCGTCTTCCGCCAGGTTCGCCAGCTCCCGGTCACGCTCGGCCGGCCAACGGGGAGGCCCCGGTCGGGTCAGGCAGCGTAG
- a CDS encoding DUF7715 family protein produces the protein MHILTISDRTFDPRDFTWGQPGELAFPGMVCCNRDSCGCSRAFSGAITHKASTVLEVEDSALTRSEVLTACRDSMQDAGWTFLTDSDIAQIADTALDAAAVFTPGTLVRPRCTGDDEWTFAPV, from the coding sequence ATGCACATACTCACCATCTCCGACCGCACCTTCGACCCCCGCGACTTCACCTGGGGCCAGCCGGGAGAGCTAGCCTTTCCCGGGATGGTCTGCTGCAACCGCGACAGCTGCGGTTGCAGCCGCGCGTTCTCCGGGGCGATCACCCACAAGGCCAGCACCGTGCTCGAGGTCGAGGACTCCGCGCTCACACGAAGCGAGGTCCTGACCGCGTGCCGCGACTCGATGCAGGACGCCGGATGGACGTTCCTCACCGACAGCGACATCGCCCAGATCGCGGACACCGCCCTCGACGCGGCCGCCGTGTTCACCCCCGGGACGTTGGTCCGACCGCGCTGCACAGGGGACGACGAATGGACCTTCGCGCCCGTGTGA
- a CDS encoding ribonuclease HI gives MKPSESDALSQSRPWLRVGTDASLGAPGKGSGVGYIADTGEHGSKFCRHVNDTTTAELLAVRMAVQELLQAGTGPARNLHVLTDSRAVIRLLDNPRRAAPTLQRHVQELVDLRAAGRLEITWVRGHSGHPLNEGADRLSRDVRRAKQWGSGSRLRVQENIVAETLAALNTNQSA, from the coding sequence GTGAAGCCCTCGGAGTCCGACGCACTCTCGCAGTCGAGGCCCTGGCTTCGGGTCGGAACCGATGCCTCGCTCGGCGCACCGGGGAAGGGGAGCGGCGTCGGCTACATCGCCGACACCGGGGAGCACGGCTCGAAGTTCTGCCGCCACGTCAACGACACCACGACCGCCGAGCTTCTCGCAGTCCGAATGGCGGTCCAGGAGCTGCTCCAGGCCGGAACTGGGCCGGCCCGGAACCTCCACGTGCTCACGGACTCGCGCGCGGTCATCCGGCTGCTCGACAACCCTCGTCGGGCCGCACCGACGCTGCAGCGCCACGTCCAGGAGCTCGTGGACCTCCGCGCCGCCGGGCGCCTGGAGATCACCTGGGTCCGAGGACACTCGGGCCACCCGCTCAACGAGGGAGCCGATCGACTCTCCCGCGACGTGCGGCGAGCTAAGCAGTGGGGGAGCGGGTCCCGTCTGCGAGTGCAGGAGAACATCGTCGCCGAGACCCTCGCGGCGCTGAACACCAACCAGAGTGCCTGA
- a CDS encoding ATP-grasp domain-containing protein, with protein sequence MNPWSVPRTPTPDSVTDQHVSRPRVTVVSHQSWRADELAQVADVRLDLGFDLEAAADPETVLWCPGGWAAAAVVRYPRLRLASAGPDWLGRRRTSNLGRRVWARTAAELAVGADAGGSPVFAKLPETKHDRFPAEVRAADQLAHDASLLPVDEPIQMQTPVVFSHEVRCWVLDGRVVAHSEYFPDAPREHWPSLEDATRADQAVSWLQSVLPEEQPAPPAFVVDVGLSPGPGGARWLILEANAAWSSDWYNAADLPAVLETMARSQRDVPAEWRWRPSPLLNRQAAGLLRR encoded by the coding sequence GTGAACCCGTGGAGCGTACCGCGCACGCCGACGCCCGATTCAGTCACTGACCAGCACGTGTCGCGTCCTCGCGTCACCGTTGTGAGTCATCAGTCGTGGCGCGCCGACGAGCTGGCCCAGGTGGCGGATGTCCGCCTCGACCTCGGCTTCGATCTCGAGGCCGCGGCCGATCCGGAGACGGTCCTCTGGTGCCCCGGGGGATGGGCAGCCGCGGCCGTGGTGCGCTACCCCCGCCTGCGGCTGGCATCCGCTGGGCCCGACTGGCTCGGGCGCCGGCGCACATCGAACCTCGGACGACGGGTGTGGGCGCGGACGGCAGCCGAGCTCGCCGTCGGCGCGGATGCAGGCGGCTCCCCGGTGTTCGCCAAGCTGCCCGAGACGAAACACGACCGCTTCCCGGCCGAAGTGCGCGCAGCGGATCAGCTCGCACACGACGCGAGCTTGCTGCCCGTCGACGAACCGATCCAGATGCAGACCCCCGTTGTGTTCTCGCACGAGGTCCGCTGCTGGGTGCTCGATGGCCGGGTTGTCGCGCACTCGGAGTACTTTCCGGACGCGCCCCGAGAGCACTGGCCGAGCCTTGAGGACGCGACACGTGCAGATCAAGCGGTCTCGTGGCTGCAGTCGGTGCTGCCCGAAGAGCAGCCGGCGCCACCCGCTTTCGTCGTCGATGTCGGTCTGTCTCCGGGACCGGGCGGCGCACGGTGGCTGATCCTCGAAGCGAACGCCGCGTGGTCGTCCGACTGGTACAACGCCGCCGATCTGCCGGCGGTGCTCGAGACCATGGCGCGCAGTCAGCGCGACGTGCCGGCCGAGTGGAGGTGGCGTCCGAGCCCGCTCCTGAATCGCCAGGCCGCGGGGCTCCTTCGACGATGA
- a CDS encoding DUF1810 domain-containing protein: MRFDSLRFRMASDEVWETVRRELRAGRKETHWIWFVFPQLTSLGYSSMATTYGLDTLRDAREYAADPVLGPRLREAFGLLLALPLSVTALEVLGATDAMKLRSCATLFAAGTAWTEPGTVLERFFGGEHDPRTVAELADAA, encoded by the coding sequence ATGCGGTTCGACAGTCTGCGATTCCGGATGGCGAGCGACGAGGTGTGGGAGACCGTCCGGCGCGAGTTGCGGGCCGGACGCAAGGAGACGCACTGGATCTGGTTCGTCTTCCCACAGCTCACATCGCTCGGATACTCGAGCATGGCCACGACCTACGGGCTCGACACCCTCCGGGATGCCCGCGAGTACGCGGCCGACCCGGTGCTTGGCCCCAGGCTGCGGGAGGCCTTCGGGTTGCTTCTGGCGCTTCCGCTCTCGGTCACCGCCCTCGAGGTGCTGGGCGCGACGGACGCGATGAAGCTCCGCTCGTGCGCCACGCTCTTCGCAGCGGGTACAGCGTGGACCGAGCCCGGCACCGTGCTGGAGCGGTTCTTCGGAGGCGAGCACGATCCTCGCACCGTGGCGGAGCTGGCCGACGCAGCCTGA
- a CDS encoding zinc-ribbon domain-containing protein — MTIELAHDDRRIDIPDHRRCPRGHTWVTSVRDKFGCPWCSKRKPKPGGGIDATHPAIAQRWSPTNGYPASLVTAQANRYGWFTCAEHDHEFVGIVSSIVSRGASCAVCAGRQIRAGFNDLATLHPDVAAFWHPDNPLRADEVAPFSHDVYRWLCSGCGFTWSQSVAKRVRAGGNCAGCAGRTLAPGVNDFASRHPVEAAEWDSSNDRRPDEVLEHSGYRATWRCRVHTNFTWKASVANRADGTGCPVCGGQLVVVGLNDLPTTHPRVHAKWSLARNDIDPFAVSANSGVIAWWDCDVHGPYQRRIETRARGHGCAECSTAGTSHGERELQAFVAEITGDGGSISRYRGIPGVREVDVFVPARSIAIEYNGVYWHSDRGGNGRDRNYHRDKYRRCKEAGVQLIQVWEDDWRTRRDAVESTLRAKLGVATRDGRIAARACEVVRPPRLEVQDLLERHHIQGRRDGTLYLGLRRPRGDLVAAMVVTRTKLTWTIDRYATAALVPGGFGKLLAELRRHVAASGGGKLVTFSDNEISDGALYAATGFTAGREIPPDYAYVAGIERVHKFNYRRARFRSDPALEYREELSESELARLNKLHRVWDSGKVRWGMEIPARGA; from the coding sequence GTGACGATCGAGCTCGCGCACGACGACCGCCGGATCGACATCCCGGACCACCGCAGGTGTCCTCGTGGGCACACGTGGGTGACGTCGGTGCGGGACAAGTTCGGTTGCCCGTGGTGCTCCAAGCGCAAGCCGAAGCCCGGCGGTGGAATCGACGCCACCCATCCCGCCATCGCACAGCGCTGGAGCCCGACGAACGGTTACCCCGCGTCACTGGTCACCGCCCAGGCCAACCGGTACGGCTGGTTCACGTGCGCTGAGCACGATCACGAGTTCGTCGGGATCGTCTCGTCGATCGTCTCCCGCGGCGCCAGTTGCGCTGTCTGCGCCGGAAGGCAGATTCGTGCTGGCTTCAACGACCTCGCCACGCTGCATCCAGACGTGGCGGCCTTCTGGCACCCCGACAACCCGCTACGCGCTGACGAGGTCGCCCCGTTCTCGCACGATGTCTACCGGTGGCTCTGCAGCGGTTGTGGCTTCACCTGGTCCCAGTCCGTTGCCAAGCGTGTGCGCGCCGGCGGAAACTGCGCCGGGTGCGCAGGAAGAACGCTCGCCCCGGGAGTCAACGACTTCGCCAGCCGCCACCCCGTGGAGGCGGCGGAGTGGGACTCAAGCAACGATCGTCGCCCAGACGAGGTGCTCGAGCACAGCGGCTACCGGGCCACGTGGCGGTGCCGTGTGCACACGAACTTCACGTGGAAAGCATCCGTAGCCAACCGCGCCGACGGCACCGGGTGCCCGGTGTGCGGCGGCCAGCTCGTGGTGGTGGGCCTCAACGACCTCCCGACCACGCACCCGCGCGTTCACGCGAAGTGGAGCCTGGCGCGCAACGACATCGACCCCTTCGCCGTATCGGCGAACTCCGGCGTGATCGCCTGGTGGGACTGCGACGTCCACGGCCCGTACCAGCGTCGTATCGAGACCCGTGCGCGCGGACACGGCTGCGCGGAGTGCTCGACGGCAGGCACCTCGCACGGTGAGCGAGAGCTGCAGGCCTTCGTGGCCGAGATCACGGGAGACGGCGGCTCCATCTCGAGGTACCGGGGTATCCCTGGGGTTCGCGAGGTCGATGTCTTCGTTCCGGCGCGGTCGATCGCGATCGAGTACAACGGCGTGTACTGGCACAGCGATCGCGGAGGAAACGGACGGGACCGGAACTACCACCGGGACAAGTACCGCCGGTGTAAGGAGGCAGGGGTACAGCTCATCCAGGTGTGGGAGGACGACTGGCGCACCCGACGAGACGCCGTCGAATCCACTCTTCGTGCGAAGCTCGGCGTGGCCACGCGAGACGGGCGTATCGCCGCGCGAGCTTGCGAGGTGGTTCGGCCGCCACGCCTTGAGGTTCAGGACCTGCTCGAGCGCCACCACATCCAGGGCAGGCGCGACGGCACGCTGTACCTCGGCCTGCGCCGGCCGCGCGGTGACCTCGTCGCAGCGATGGTTGTGACCCGCACCAAGCTCACCTGGACGATCGACCGGTACGCCACCGCGGCGCTCGTACCCGGCGGGTTCGGCAAGCTCCTCGCCGAACTTCGGCGTCACGTCGCGGCTTCCGGTGGCGGCAAGCTCGTCACCTTCTCCGACAACGAGATCAGCGACGGAGCGCTCTATGCGGCGACCGGGTTCACCGCGGGCCGCGAGATCCCGCCGGACTACGCCTATGTCGCCGGCATCGAGCGGGTGCACAAATTCAACTACCGGCGCGCGCGATTCCGCAGTGACCCGGCCCTTGAGTACCGCGAGGAACTCAGCGAGTCGGAACTGGCCCGCCTGAACAAGCTGCACAGGGTCTGGGACTCGGGGAAGGTGCGATGGGGGATGGAGATTCCTGCCCGCGGGGCCTAG
- a CDS encoding helix-turn-helix domain-containing protein, giving the protein MNDLAAAPEASPSPGLDFDFDAVMAKLTANLSDAERAAIFEFADTAVDEIAPASVLPTPPQVTERELVERSALTNPNPRPGSADDERVRGILAISGSDPFYRANAPKPFPVLDTAALRKLRPELEGKFNGQHQAHENRFSFPKGYVKNYPELFPGLDVGVRLLTIREAAAEMAVSQTEVHAQIFALKLWAFRVGRTIRIRSDHVERWVAGDREMKIPEPRVKASNGLDLGMPVDDFAKIVRVHPRTVMRWHNDPELRFTLAGLNGSRVVTADELSYYRIPFDPKRLVPVTRRAPSRELLDLHVGHDPQMHADLSARFNNEERKDRAIQASLEGKIDRRDTAVVDDLGRLTIDVKGASVLMNLTVSGARKALQRDGVRGMIRAGSLRVAVDDVLDLCGRRKLKRDRKINPNAQRYQPDSAPYYPLAEAAERLGVSERTVRRWAAKGKIAMEIRDGAMVVPGIEISRHGGVVERYVRDLAKRREIDRAALKGAHLTPVDNARYQEWQLEDTPELDPAEFFCSRNRAAAIAGCRPSVIEDLVQRGYIPALRQGRDLTIRTVDLHAAASFSALVGRMCPKVRPKTKQDKWNAEGEYLTIDNAAMMLRRPASEVRRLIAEGLLTSLRFGHVHRIHISSVVGEPKRVLNRTAPYRPLSQWRDPTRSGRATIAEAAGIIGVTERTVQRWCAAGLLTSFPAIKQLWSPQRQFYNRVKNRGALLMLVDDARALRRLRQVRGLAPRTRLVVPQSFLDEGRELPELKPWQEYVLNPDA; this is encoded by the coding sequence ATGAACGACCTCGCAGCTGCGCCCGAGGCCTCCCCGTCGCCTGGGCTCGACTTCGACTTCGACGCCGTGATGGCGAAGCTGACCGCAAACCTCTCCGACGCAGAACGCGCAGCGATCTTCGAGTTCGCCGACACCGCCGTCGACGAGATTGCGCCTGCCTCCGTGCTGCCGACGCCGCCGCAGGTGACCGAGCGCGAGCTCGTGGAGCGGAGCGCGCTGACGAATCCCAACCCGCGCCCAGGGTCAGCCGACGACGAGCGTGTGCGCGGCATCCTCGCCATCAGCGGCAGCGATCCGTTCTACCGAGCCAACGCACCGAAGCCTTTCCCGGTGCTCGACACGGCGGCGCTGCGCAAGCTTCGCCCCGAACTCGAGGGCAAGTTCAACGGGCAGCACCAGGCACATGAGAACCGCTTCTCGTTCCCCAAGGGCTACGTCAAGAACTACCCGGAGCTGTTCCCGGGGCTCGACGTCGGTGTCCGGCTGCTGACCATCCGCGAGGCCGCCGCTGAGATGGCGGTGTCGCAGACCGAGGTCCACGCGCAGATCTTCGCGCTGAAGCTGTGGGCCTTCCGCGTGGGCAGGACTATTCGCATCCGCTCGGACCATGTCGAGCGCTGGGTGGCCGGCGACCGCGAGATGAAGATCCCCGAGCCGCGGGTCAAGGCATCCAACGGACTCGACCTCGGGATGCCTGTCGACGACTTCGCGAAGATCGTGCGCGTGCATCCGCGGACCGTGATGCGCTGGCACAACGACCCCGAGCTCCGCTTCACGCTCGCCGGCCTCAACGGCAGCCGGGTGGTGACCGCGGACGAGCTGTCCTACTACCGCATCCCGTTCGATCCGAAGCGCCTCGTGCCCGTCACGCGAAGGGCGCCCTCGCGGGAGCTCCTCGACCTCCATGTAGGGCACGACCCGCAGATGCATGCGGACCTGTCGGCGCGCTTCAACAACGAGGAGCGGAAGGATCGGGCGATCCAGGCGTCGCTCGAGGGGAAGATCGACCGCCGAGACACCGCGGTCGTCGACGACCTCGGCCGCCTGACGATCGACGTCAAGGGCGCCTCCGTGCTGATGAACCTGACGGTCTCCGGTGCGCGCAAGGCTCTGCAGCGCGATGGAGTGCGCGGGATGATCCGCGCCGGGTCGCTGCGTGTGGCCGTGGACGACGTGCTCGACCTGTGTGGCCGACGCAAGCTCAAGCGGGATCGCAAGATCAACCCGAACGCGCAGAGGTACCAGCCCGATTCAGCCCCCTACTACCCGCTCGCGGAGGCAGCAGAGCGTCTCGGTGTGAGCGAGCGAACGGTTCGTCGCTGGGCGGCCAAGGGCAAGATCGCGATGGAGATCCGAGACGGCGCTATGGTCGTCCCCGGCATAGAGATCAGCCGGCACGGTGGCGTCGTCGAGCGCTACGTGCGCGATCTGGCCAAGCGTCGCGAAATCGACCGTGCCGCGCTCAAGGGCGCGCATCTGACGCCGGTGGACAACGCCCGGTACCAGGAGTGGCAGCTCGAGGACACGCCTGAGCTGGACCCCGCGGAGTTCTTCTGCTCGCGCAATCGCGCTGCGGCCATCGCCGGCTGCCGGCCGTCCGTCATCGAGGATCTGGTCCAGCGCGGCTACATCCCCGCGCTTCGACAGGGGCGAGATCTGACGATCCGCACCGTGGACCTGCACGCGGCGGCGTCCTTCTCCGCGCTGGTCGGACGAATGTGCCCCAAGGTCCGTCCGAAGACCAAGCAGGACAAGTGGAACGCCGAGGGGGAGTACCTCACGATCGACAACGCCGCGATGATGCTTCGCCGGCCGGCGTCCGAGGTGCGGCGCCTGATCGCCGAGGGGCTTCTCACCAGCCTTCGGTTCGGCCACGTGCACCGCATCCACATCAGCTCGGTTGTCGGCGAGCCCAAGCGCGTGCTCAACCGCACGGCGCCGTATCGCCCGCTGTCCCAGTGGCGCGACCCCACGCGGTCGGGCCGGGCAACGATCGCGGAGGCCGCCGGGATCATCGGCGTCACGGAGCGAACGGTCCAGCGGTGGTGTGCGGCAGGCTTGCTGACCAGCTTCCCCGCGATCAAGCAGCTCTGGTCCCCGCAGCGTCAGTTCTACAACCGCGTCAAGAACCGTGGTGCGCTCCTGATGCTCGTCGACGATGCCCGCGCGCTTCGCCGGCTGCGTCAGGTCCGCGGGCTGGCGCCGCGGACGCGTCTCGTTGTCCCGCAGTCGTTCCTGGACGAGGGGCGGGAGCTGCCGGAGTTGAAGCCGTGGCAGGAGTACGTGCTCAACCCTGACGCCTAG
- a CDS encoding C40 family peptidase, translated as MTGSISTDDGAVNAGNSGAVAALPPTTGRKTGPGAVDPRLTAAVDDSAGQNKRSGDRVRDRADRGTKDSRGKTEIDRNGSGSVSGVAGKGSEVAKVGGTLISSLGAGASSLLGSVGQAGQGLQMPQVPASTAGQSNPTSLSSPTAQAALAEYLGGGGNGGGVVGSGAGSGIATPGVGGGSGAAGPSSGGSNAYEKKVIDLAGQVVSAGTPYAWGGGSLDGPSQGTTDGGAADAAGDYNKVGYDCSGLTRMLVYQASGVEIPRTSGEQYSFGQLISAAEARPGDLAFDDNPSAHVMMYVGDGKVVEAQQSGTDVMFSDAASRGVTQYVRVVTPPAE; from the coding sequence GTGACCGGCAGCATCAGCACCGACGACGGTGCAGTCAACGCCGGCAACTCGGGTGCGGTCGCCGCGCTGCCACCGACCACCGGACGTAAAACCGGGCCCGGCGCGGTCGATCCGCGCCTGACTGCGGCCGTCGACGACTCCGCCGGCCAGAACAAGCGCAGCGGTGATCGCGTCCGTGACCGTGCGGACCGCGGCACCAAGGACTCCCGCGGCAAGACCGAGATCGACCGCAACGGCTCCGGTTCCGTGTCCGGGGTCGCAGGCAAGGGCTCCGAGGTCGCGAAGGTCGGCGGCACCCTGATCAGTTCGCTGGGGGCGGGTGCGTCCAGCCTGCTCGGGTCCGTCGGTCAGGCGGGCCAGGGGCTCCAGATGCCCCAGGTGCCAGCGTCCACCGCCGGACAGTCTAATCCGACTTCGCTGAGCAGCCCGACGGCCCAGGCGGCGCTCGCCGAGTACCTCGGCGGCGGCGGCAACGGCGGCGGAGTCGTGGGCAGCGGCGCAGGTTCGGGCATCGCCACCCCCGGTGTCGGAGGAGGCTCCGGCGCCGCTGGTCCCTCGAGCGGCGGCTCCAACGCGTACGAGAAGAAGGTCATCGACCTGGCCGGCCAAGTGGTGTCGGCCGGTACCCCGTACGCCTGGGGCGGTGGCAGCCTCGACGGGCCCAGCCAGGGCACCACCGACGGCGGTGCCGCTGATGCTGCTGGGGACTACAACAAGGTGGGCTACGACTGCTCGGGCCTGACGCGAATGCTCGTCTACCAGGCCTCCGGCGTCGAGATCCCCCGCACCTCGGGCGAGCAGTACTCCTTCGGGCAGCTGATCAGCGCCGCCGAGGCCCGCCCCGGCGACCTTGCCTTCGACGACAACCCGTCCGCGCACGTGATGATGTACGTCGGTGACGGAAAGGTGGTCGAGGCACAGCAGTCCGGTACCGATGTGATGTTTAGCGACGCGGCCTCCCGCGGCGTCACCCAGTACGTGCGCGTGGTGACCCCGCCCGCCGAGTAG